The following proteins are co-located in the Aggregatibacter aphrophilus ATCC 33389 genome:
- a CDS encoding polysaccharide pyruvyl transferase family protein yields MNQQLIDLKNKLSPIAGLIEDKNDVFYLDYPLHLNVGDLLIYHGTEQFFVDHGINVTLKRSEFDMDLTEIKRKITPNTTILLHGGGNFGDLYPQHQNLRETIVQTFPNNRVIVLPQTLYYKNQETLEKSAALFMQHNDCHLLARDERTANVFEKFSPHVYLSPDMAHELYGTLPTKNTKMEQSLYFLRKDIEASDIEKNITAQLPVGSHIKDWDDILSGRDDIVLAISWRLAKFANRNNICWLKDVVHQFWKSYTLRIVKRVAKNFLSYDKITTTRLHGHIFSCLLEIPNVVCDNAYGKNTGYANLWTKAMDFVEFYKA; encoded by the coding sequence ATGAATCAACAACTTATTGATTTAAAGAATAAACTTTCTCCCATTGCAGGCTTAATCGAAGATAAAAATGATGTTTTTTATCTAGATTACCCGCTGCATTTAAACGTGGGTGATTTATTGATTTATCATGGAACGGAGCAGTTTTTTGTCGATCACGGCATTAACGTTACTTTAAAACGTAGCGAATTCGACATGGATCTTACGGAAATAAAACGTAAAATCACGCCAAATACGACCATTTTATTGCACGGTGGAGGTAATTTTGGTGATCTTTATCCACAGCATCAAAATTTACGGGAAACGATTGTACAGACATTTCCGAATAATCGGGTGATTGTGTTGCCACAAACCCTTTATTATAAAAACCAAGAAACGTTGGAAAAATCTGCCGCACTTTTCATGCAGCATAACGATTGTCATCTATTGGCGAGGGATGAAAGAACCGCCAACGTCTTTGAAAAATTTTCTCCGCACGTTTATTTATCCCCTGACATGGCACATGAATTGTACGGCACGTTACCGACAAAAAATACCAAAATGGAACAATCTCTTTATTTCTTACGCAAAGATATTGAAGCCAGCGATATTGAGAAAAATATCACGGCGCAATTACCCGTCGGTAGCCATATTAAAGATTGGGACGACATTTTATCCGGCCGGGATGACATCGTACTAGCGATAAGCTGGCGTTTAGCAAAATTTGCCAATCGTAACAATATCTGTTGGCTAAAAGATGTTGTGCATCAATTCTGGAAAAGCTACACCTTACGCATTGTGAAGCGAGTGGCAAAAAACTTCCTAAGCTATGACAAAATTACGACTACCCGCTTACACGGCCACATTTTTTCCTGCCTGTTGGAAATCCCAAACGTCGTATGTGATAACGCCTACGGCAAAAATACCGGCTACGCAAATTTGTGGACCAAAGCAATGGATTTTGTGGAGTTTTATAAAGCATGA
- a CDS encoding YdcF family protein: MFELKKLLTAMMLPPFNVLILWLLSLFFSLFKCKVFSRLCAFLGIAILYVVSIPYTAQTLKDSLITEDHLTLNDYRQAQAIVLLGGGVRDSKELYAPLASSAVQLERLRYAAYLQKETQLPLLISGISPTGASEAKVSMQELQDFFNVPTQWLEEKSLTTKENALFTRQLLEKEGINKIILVTNEWHMQRAKLLFEEQGFQVLPASVGEGLTPTEYKLNMMHFIPQAGAMTKNMQLLKEWLGYLKEK; this comes from the coding sequence ATGTTCGAACTTAAAAAACTGCTCACCGCCATGATGTTACCGCCATTTAATGTGTTAATTTTATGGCTGTTATCCCTTTTCTTTTCTCTATTTAAATGCAAAGTCTTCAGCCGCCTTTGTGCTTTTTTAGGAATAGCCATTTTGTACGTTGTAAGTATTCCTTACACCGCGCAAACGCTAAAGGACAGTTTAATCACAGAGGATCATTTAACCTTAAATGACTACAGACAAGCACAGGCCATTGTGTTGCTTGGCGGTGGCGTGCGTGATAGTAAAGAACTCTATGCGCCTCTCGCCTCTTCTGCTGTTCAATTGGAACGGTTACGTTATGCCGCTTATTTACAAAAAGAAACCCAATTGCCGCTGCTAATCAGTGGTATTAGCCCAACGGGTGCTTCTGAAGCCAAGGTATCGATGCAAGAATTACAAGATTTCTTTAATGTGCCAACGCAATGGTTGGAAGAAAAATCCTTAACCACCAAAGAAAATGCGCTGTTTACCCGTCAACTTCTGGAAAAAGAAGGCATTAATAAAATTATTTTGGTCACCAACGAGTGGCATATGCAACGGGCAAAATTATTATTTGAAGAACAAGGATTTCAAGTATTGCCGGCAAGCGTCGGTGAAGGTCTTACACCGACAGAATATAAACTCAACATGATGCATTTTATTCCTCAAGCCGGCGCCATGACGAAAAATATGCAATTGCTAAAAGAATGGCTAGGTTACTTAAAAGAGAAGTAA
- a CDS encoding DNA ligase, translating into MRHFTSFFALLFFHLICYAEKPDLMLLESYKNQNVTGWVMSEKLDGVRGYWDGKQLFTRGGVTLSPPKDFLAEFPPFAIDGELFSQRDQFAEISSIVRSQQDKGWHKLKLHVFDVPDANGNLFERLDQLKAYLAQHPSAPIEIITQIPIENPQHIQQFLQQVEQTKGEGVIIRNPNAPYERKRSTQILKLKTALDEECTVIAHHAGKGQFENVMGSLTCENHLGQFKIGSGFKLEERINPPPVGSQITYKYRGLTNKGKPRFATFWRIAAQEKTP; encoded by the coding sequence ATGCGCCACTTCACTTCATTTTTTGCCTTACTCTTTTTTCATCTTATTTGTTACGCAGAAAAACCTGACCTAATGCTATTAGAATCCTACAAAAACCAGAATGTGACAGGATGGGTTATGAGCGAAAAATTAGATGGTGTTCGTGGCTACTGGGACGGCAAACAACTCTTTACCCGTGGGGGAGTAACACTATCGCCACCAAAAGATTTTTTAGCCGAATTTCCTCCTTTTGCCATTGACGGAGAATTGTTTAGCCAACGTGATCAATTTGCAGAAATTTCCTCTATTGTTCGCTCTCAACAGGATAAAGGTTGGCATAAATTAAAGCTTCATGTGTTTGATGTTCCTGATGCCAACGGCAATTTATTTGAACGCTTAGACCAATTAAAAGCCTACTTAGCGCAGCATCCTTCAGCACCTATTGAAATCATTACGCAGATTCCCATCGAAAATCCGCAACACATTCAACAATTTTTACAACAGGTTGAACAAACGAAAGGCGAAGGAGTGATCATCCGTAACCCAAACGCACCTTATGAACGAAAACGCAGTACACAAATTCTTAAACTAAAGACCGCACTTGATGAAGAATGTACGGTCATTGCTCATCATGCCGGTAAAGGACAATTTGAAAATGTCATGGGATCGCTCACCTGTGAAAATCATCTAGGTCAATTTAAAATTGGTTCGGGATTCAAACTGGAGGAGCGAATCAATCCGCCGCCAGTCGGTTCACAAATTACTTATAAATATCGTGGCTTAACTAACAAAGGAAAACCAAGATTTGCGACCTTTTGGCGAATTGCCGCTCAAGAAAAAACACCTTAA
- a CDS encoding YdgA family protein: MKKSAVALGIIAVLGGAWAGVTWYSGKTAEQQFHAKINQINEKLDRFFSTPNVKSTGTVKIDNAKFQRGFFSSNISYELVFSSNESDNINTVPFNGKLYHGPLPINQLSQFNFTPVMFSTETEVTKTEQNKEWFGKNGKSPLYSNFSMSYNKQVSGNLNSEVNTHIDGGDIDWKFTANYDIDENGFGKVDIFSPYAKLVFPKVEQTIQNEKKNDLQNGIFEFTDSQTSLNWDRASAELDKIIVGNYSTKLANMRFSAKDNDKDILLEMKDIQSDINGKIKDNFVDYDFTYKLGGIRFVSDSQENFSINDSIFNIQFNHLAAKPLNIILTEAAKVAESDKKQDTPSEEVFQAFIELSQKQPQVKIAPFKLSNKGGKLSADLDIEFAPGDLQAKIQSNKVLEMFKQFALNINLDNPAILDFITQAKRLDTNVTMQETPEKEAEKTLREFLSLAESTPLFVVDDKSIKLNAKLENNKINLNGNMLSWEEFVMMVAMVPNSIPDETLEESETPEMPETK; this comes from the coding sequence ATGAAAAAATCAGCTGTGGCATTAGGTATAATCGCCGTTTTAGGGGGAGCTTGGGCTGGCGTGACTTGGTATTCCGGCAAAACGGCAGAACAACAATTTCACGCGAAAATCAACCAAATCAACGAAAAGTTAGATCGTTTTTTTAGCACACCAAATGTGAAATCTACTGGAACTGTAAAAATTGATAACGCAAAATTTCAACGCGGCTTTTTTAGTTCTAATATTAGCTATGAGCTCGTTTTCTCATCTAATGAAAGCGATAACATCAACACAGTCCCATTTAACGGCAAACTTTACCATGGCCCGTTACCAATAAATCAACTTAGCCAATTCAACTTTACACCGGTGATGTTTTCAACAGAAACCGAAGTCACAAAAACCGAACAAAATAAAGAATGGTTTGGTAAAAATGGAAAAAGCCCACTATATTCTAATTTTTCCATGAGCTATAACAAACAGGTGTCAGGAAATCTGAATTCTGAAGTCAATACACATATTGACGGTGGAGACATTGACTGGAAATTCACGGCCAATTATGACATTGATGAAAACGGTTTTGGGAAAGTGGATATTTTCTCTCCTTATGCAAAATTAGTTTTTCCAAAGGTGGAACAAACAATCCAAAATGAGAAGAAAAACGATCTCCAAAATGGAATTTTTGAATTTACTGATTCACAAACCTCCCTAAATTGGGATCGCGCATCAGCCGAACTGGATAAAATTATCGTTGGTAACTACAGCACTAAACTTGCAAATATGCGATTTAGCGCCAAAGATAATGACAAAGATATTTTGTTAGAAATGAAAGATATTCAATCAGACATTAACGGCAAAATAAAAGATAACTTTGTTGATTATGACTTCACTTACAAACTCGGCGGAATACGTTTTGTTTCCGATAGTCAAGAAAACTTCTCTATCAACGACAGTATTTTTAATATTCAATTTAATCACTTGGCGGCAAAACCGCTAAATATTATTCTCACTGAAGCGGCCAAGGTTGCCGAGAGCGATAAAAAACAAGATACTCCATCTGAAGAAGTATTCCAGGCATTTATAGAACTTTCCCAAAAACAGCCTCAAGTGAAAATTGCCCCCTTCAAATTATCGAACAAGGGAGGGAAACTCAGTGCCGATTTAGATATTGAATTTGCACCGGGTGATTTACAGGCTAAAATCCAATCTAATAAGGTGTTAGAAATGTTTAAGCAATTTGCTCTAAACATTAATTTAGATAACCCTGCAATTTTAGATTTTATTACTCAAGCAAAACGTCTAGATACCAATGTCACCATGCAGGAAACTCCGGAGAAAGAAGCAGAGAAAACACTACGTGAATTCTTATCACTCGCTGAAAGCACTCCGTTGTTTGTGGTTGATGATAAAAGCATAAAACTCAATGCTAAATTAGAAAACAACAAAATCAACCTCAATGGCAATATGCTATCTTGGGAAGAGTTTGTTATGATGGTAGCAATGGTTCCAAACTCGATTCCTGATGAAACTCTGGAAGAATCCGAAACACCGGAAATGCCGGAAACCAAATAA
- the uvrD gene encoding DNA helicase II, producing MDFAELLDGLNDKQREAVSAPLGNYLVLAGAGSGKTRVLTHRIAWLIGVEGVSEGSIMAVTFTNKAAAEMRHRIESVLSDGNQRLFGMWVGTFHSIAHRLLRAHHLDADLPQDFQILDSEDQLRLLKRLMKLHHFDEKSFPPKQAAWYINNKKDEGLRPNQIDDHHDRQEREWIRIYQIYQDACDRAGLVDFAEILLRSYELFLHKPLILQRYQQRFQHILVDEFQDTNKIQYEWIRLLAGKTGKVMIVGDDDQSIYGWRGAKIENIQLFLKEFANAETIRLEQNYRSTMNILQAANELISNNNNRLGKNLWSEGNQGEPVGIYAAFNELDEALFVASQIKTWIEDGGKLNDCAILYRSNSQSRVIEEALIRSQIPYRIYGGMRFFERQEIKDALAYLRLIANRQDDAAFERVINTPPRGVGDRTLDTLRNLTREHQITLWQATNLALQENKLAGRAATALLRFMELINSLQRDTEEMPLFAQTDFVIKHSGLYEIYKQEKGEKGEVRIENLEELVSAAREFIKPEEAEDMTELTAFLTHASLEAGEEQAAPHQACVEMMTLHSAKGLEFPRVFMIGVEEGLFPSFRSFEEAGRLEEERRLAYVGITRAKQKLTISYAESRRLYGKEERHLPSRFITELPPQCLQEIRLRGTVTRALNQAKVGSVSPNANESEWKMGQKVKHEKFGFGTVINVEGADNNLRLQIAFQNQGIKWLIAHLAKLEKV from the coding sequence ATGGATTTCGCAGAATTATTAGATGGTTTAAACGATAAACAACGGGAAGCGGTGAGTGCGCCGTTGGGCAATTATTTGGTGTTGGCGGGCGCAGGGAGTGGTAAAACCCGTGTTTTGACGCACCGAATCGCATGGTTGATTGGTGTTGAAGGTGTCTCCGAAGGGAGCATTATGGCGGTGACCTTCACCAACAAAGCTGCCGCAGAAATGCGTCATCGTATTGAATCCGTCTTGTCCGACGGCAATCAGCGTTTGTTTGGTATGTGGGTCGGCACCTTTCACAGTATCGCTCATCGACTTCTGCGTGCCCATCATCTTGATGCGGATTTGCCGCAAGATTTCCAGATTTTAGATTCGGAAGACCAATTGCGTTTACTCAAACGCCTCATGAAATTACATCATTTTGACGAAAAAAGTTTCCCGCCAAAACAAGCCGCTTGGTATATCAATAATAAAAAAGACGAAGGCTTGCGCCCGAATCAAATTGACGATCATCACGATCGTCAAGAACGCGAGTGGATTCGAATTTATCAGATTTATCAAGATGCTTGCGATCGTGCAGGATTGGTGGATTTTGCTGAAATTTTATTGCGCTCGTACGAATTGTTTTTACATAAACCACTGATTTTACAACGTTACCAACAACGTTTTCAGCATATTTTGGTGGATGAGTTTCAAGACACCAACAAAATTCAATATGAATGGATTCGTTTGTTGGCGGGCAAAACCGGCAAAGTAATGATTGTGGGCGATGACGACCAATCTATTTATGGCTGGCGTGGTGCAAAAATCGAAAATATTCAGTTATTTTTAAAAGAATTTGCCAATGCAGAAACCATTCGATTAGAGCAAAATTACCGTTCCACTATGAATATTTTGCAAGCGGCGAATGAGCTGATTTCCAATAACAACAATCGACTAGGAAAAAATTTGTGGTCGGAAGGTAATCAAGGTGAGCCAGTAGGCATTTATGCGGCTTTTAACGAATTGGATGAAGCGCTGTTCGTTGCCTCACAAATTAAAACTTGGATTGAAGACGGCGGCAAACTGAATGATTGCGCCATTTTATATCGCAGTAACAGTCAATCACGGGTGATTGAGGAAGCGTTAATTCGTTCACAAATTCCGTACCGTATTTATGGTGGCATGCGCTTCTTCGAACGTCAGGAAATTAAGGATGCATTGGCCTATTTGCGCTTAATTGCTAATCGCCAAGACGATGCCGCCTTTGAGCGCGTTATTAATACGCCACCACGGGGCGTTGGCGATCGCACGTTGGACACCTTGCGTAATCTGACTCGTGAACATCAAATCACGTTATGGCAAGCCACAAATTTGGCGTTACAGGAAAATAAACTGGCAGGCCGCGCCGCGACCGCCTTACTTCGCTTTATGGAGTTAATCAATTCTCTGCAACGGGATACGGAAGAAATGCCGTTGTTTGCACAAACCGATTTTGTTATTAAGCATTCCGGCTTGTATGAAATTTACAAACAGGAAAAGGGCGAAAAAGGCGAAGTGCGCATTGAAAACTTAGAAGAGTTGGTCTCTGCCGCCCGCGAATTTATCAAGCCTGAAGAGGCGGAAGACATGACAGAACTTACAGCTTTCTTGACGCACGCCTCGTTAGAAGCCGGCGAAGAACAAGCGGCACCGCATCAAGCTTGTGTGGAAATGATGACCTTGCACTCGGCAAAAGGCTTGGAGTTTCCACGAGTCTTCATGATTGGCGTGGAAGAGGGATTATTCCCAAGTTTCCGCTCTTTTGAAGAAGCCGGGCGTTTGGAAGAAGAACGTCGTTTGGCTTATGTGGGGATTACCCGTGCCAAACAAAAACTCACCATTTCTTACGCAGAAAGTCGTCGTTTATATGGCAAAGAAGAACGTCATTTGCCTTCTCGTTTTATCACAGAATTACCACCACAATGTTTGCAGGAAATCCGTTTACGTGGCACCGTTACACGCGCCTTGAATCAAGCCAAAGTAGGTAGCGTTTCGCCGAACGCTAATGAAAGCGAATGGAAAATGGGGCAAAAAGTGAAACATGAAAAATTCGGTTTTGGCACGGTGATCAATGTAGAAGGTGCGGACAATAATTTGCGCTTACAAATCGCTTTCCAGAATCAAGGGATAAAATGGCTGATTGCTCATTTGGCGAAGTTGGAGAAAGTTTGA
- a CDS encoding GntP family permease, with translation MLIFIMIAAVLLLLLLIIKFKMHAFVALVLVSLLTAIAAGISVDKILPTLLTGFGNTLASVALLVGLGAMIGRLLEVTGGAKVLADTLINKFGEQKAPFALGVAALLFGFPIFFDAGLVVMLPIVFSVAKRFGGSVLRYAFPVAGAFAVMHAFLPPHPGPVASGDLLGVNMGLMVLVGLICAIPTWYIGTYLFSMYISKKFFVELPKTFLNSSAISETSVQNPPPFGRVLFILVLPIFLILFDTGLNTLSVAKVIDGSALWVQSLRLIGKTPIALLITLLIAIALLRGERSYEQIESLCNSALGPICSIILVTGAGGMFGGVLRAGGIGDELSAMLSNTGMPIIIAAFIISMALRVAQGSATVALTTASALIAPTVAAATDLSQLDLCFIVISIASGATVFSHVNDSGFWLMSRFLEMDTKTTLKTWTMLETSIGFVGFIIALIGSIIF, from the coding sequence ATGTTAATTTTCATCATGATCGCAGCTGTACTTTTATTACTGCTACTCATCATTAAATTTAAAATGCACGCCTTTGTCGCATTGGTGTTAGTCAGTTTATTGACCGCAATTGCCGCGGGTATTTCCGTTGACAAGATTTTACCGACGCTATTAACCGGCTTCGGCAATACGTTGGCATCGGTTGCCTTGTTGGTTGGTTTGGGGGCCATGATTGGGCGTTTACTTGAAGTGACCGGCGGAGCAAAAGTGCTTGCCGATACCTTAATCAATAAATTTGGCGAACAAAAAGCGCCTTTTGCCCTTGGGGTTGCCGCCTTATTATTCGGTTTCCCGATTTTCTTTGATGCCGGTTTGGTGGTGATGTTGCCAATCGTCTTTAGCGTGGCAAAACGCTTTGGTGGTTCCGTCTTACGTTACGCCTTTCCGGTCGCCGGTGCCTTCGCCGTCATGCACGCCTTTTTACCGCCGCATCCCGGCCCGGTTGCTTCCGGAGATTTGCTTGGTGTAAATATGGGGTTGATGGTGCTTGTCGGGTTAATTTGTGCTATTCCAACTTGGTATATCGGGACATATTTGTTCAGTATGTACATCAGCAAAAAATTCTTTGTGGAACTGCCGAAAACCTTTTTGAATAGTTCTGCTATTAGCGAAACTTCCGTTCAAAACCCGCCACCGTTTGGACGCGTATTATTTATCTTGGTTTTACCGATTTTCTTAATTTTGTTTGATACCGGTTTAAATACGCTCAGCGTAGCAAAAGTCATCGACGGTTCAGCCTTGTGGGTGCAAAGCTTGCGTTTAATTGGTAAAACGCCCATTGCCTTATTGATTACGTTGTTAATCGCCATTGCTTTATTGCGTGGTGAACGTAGCTACGAACAAATCGAAAGCCTCTGCAACAGTGCGCTCGGACCAATTTGCTCCATTATTTTGGTCACCGGGGCTGGCGGTATGTTCGGTGGCGTATTACGTGCCGGCGGTATCGGCGATGAATTGTCCGCCATGTTATCCAATACCGGTATGCCAATTATTATTGCCGCCTTTATTATTTCCATGGCATTGCGCGTGGCACAAGGCTCGGCAACGGTAGCATTAACTACCGCCTCCGCATTAATCGCACCGACCGTTGCTGCGGCGACTGATCTTAGCCAATTGGATTTATGCTTTATCGTGATCTCCATAGCCTCCGGCGCCACGGTGTTCTCTCATGTGAATGACAGCGGATTTTGGTTAATGAGTCGCTTTTTGGAAATGGACACCAAAACCACGTTAAAAACCTGGACTATGTTGGAGACCTCAATCGGCTTTGTCGGTTTTATCATTGCATTAATCGGCAGCATTATTTTCTAA
- a CDS encoding gluconokinase, whose amino-acid sequence MAAGKSFILMGVSSTGKTSVGTEVAHRLGIKLIDGDDLHPRANIIKMGEGHPLNDEDRAPWLERIRDAAFSLEHKSEIGIIVCSALKKKYRDQIRDGNSNVKFLFLHGSYDVILERMRQRKGHYMKESMLKSQFETLEVPGADEPDVIPIDINTSFDEVVERCIQALKPYLS is encoded by the coding sequence ATGGCGGCAGGTAAAAGTTTTATTTTAATGGGGGTATCCAGCACCGGTAAAACGTCCGTGGGGACGGAAGTCGCGCATCGTCTGGGGATAAAACTGATTGACGGAGACGATCTGCATCCTCGCGCCAATATCATTAAGATGGGAGAAGGCCATCCATTGAACGATGAAGATCGCGCACCTTGGTTGGAGCGCATTCGGGATGCGGCGTTTAGCTTGGAACATAAAAGCGAGATTGGCATTATTGTTTGTTCGGCACTGAAAAAGAAATATCGTGATCAAATTCGTGACGGCAACAGCAATGTAAAATTCCTATTTTTACACGGTTCTTATGATGTAATTTTGGAACGTATGCGCCAACGCAAAGGGCACTACATGAAAGAAAGTATGCTGAAAAGTCAGTTTGAAACGCTGGAAGTACCGGGTGCAGATGAACCTGATGTGATTCCTATTGATATTAATACGTCTTTTGACGAAGTGGTTGAACGTTGTATTCAGGCGCTGAAGCCTTATCTCTCTTAA
- the gntR gene encoding gluconate operon transcriptional repressor GntR — translation MTKNKRPTLQDIADYLGITKMTISRYLRNPDSVASGTQARIAEAIERFGYIPNRAPDILSNAKSRAIGVLVPSLTNQVFANVIRGIEQITDKAGYQTMLAHYGYSEKKEERRIESLLSYNVDGIILSESQHSEKTKKMLKVANIPVIEIMDTTEVGIQQVVGFDNIAAAQAMVETMINRGYRNVVYFAARQDKRTRLRQQGYEYAMAKHQLTPHVIATKEHSSFTLGGDLLHQALETFPQIDGIFCTNDDIAIGAIFECQRLGIQVPKQIAVAGFHGHDVGQSITPQLATVITPRLDIGRVAAQELLARIDNIPAQSAIINLGYQIHLGESI, via the coding sequence ATGACAAAAAATAAACGCCCGACGTTACAAGATATTGCCGATTACCTTGGTATCACGAAAATGACCATCAGCCGCTATTTGCGCAATCCCGATTCTGTGGCGAGTGGCACACAAGCGCGCATTGCGGAAGCCATTGAACGCTTCGGCTATATTCCTAATCGCGCACCGGATATTTTGTCCAATGCTAAAAGTCGGGCGATTGGTGTGTTGGTGCCGTCGTTGACTAATCAGGTGTTCGCCAATGTGATTCGCGGTATTGAGCAAATTACCGATAAAGCAGGTTATCAAACCATGTTGGCGCATTACGGTTACAGTGAAAAGAAAGAGGAACGACGTATTGAAAGCCTACTGTCTTATAACGTAGACGGCATTATTTTGTCAGAAAGTCAGCATTCTGAAAAAACTAAAAAAATGCTTAAAGTGGCGAATATTCCGGTAATTGAAATCATGGATACCACCGAGGTTGGTATCCAACAGGTTGTCGGTTTTGATAACATCGCCGCGGCACAAGCGATGGTGGAAACTATGATTAATCGTGGGTATCGCAACGTAGTCTATTTTGCGGCACGTCAAGATAAACGCACGCGTTTACGTCAGCAAGGCTATGAATACGCCATGGCAAAGCATCAGTTAACACCACATGTGATCGCCACTAAAGAACATTCTTCTTTTACGCTAGGCGGCGATTTGTTGCATCAGGCACTTGAAACATTTCCGCAAATTGACGGTATTTTTTGTACCAATGATGACATTGCCATTGGCGCTATTTTTGAATGTCAACGGCTAGGCATTCAAGTGCCCAAGCAAATTGCTGTTGCCGGTTTCCACGGACATGATGTAGGTCAATCTATCACGCCGCAACTTGCTACGGTGATTACACCTCGTTTAGACATTGGGCGTGTTGCTGCACAGGAATTACTGGCGCGAATTGATAATATTCCCGCGCAAAGCGCTATCATCAATTTAGGCTACCAGATCCATTTAGGGGAAAGCATATAA
- the fdhD gene encoding formate dehydrogenase accessory sulfurtransferase FdhD → MSWITKRTISFIKKLTNTKPIGNSITVSEKQDSLAKEVPVALVYNGISHTVMMCSPRDLDDFAMGFSLTEGIIDKPADIYGIDIEEVCNGIEARIELATRCFVALKDHRRTLTGRTGCGICGAEQIQQVYKNIAKLDRTLTVNAAQLDSCLQKLYDAQELGKQTGSTHAAGFFSIAGELLAIREDVGRHVALDKLLGWHAKAGKPRGFVLVTSRASYEMVQKTVSCGIEMLIAISAATDLAVQMAEQYDLTLVGFAREGRATVYSGKERLAICD, encoded by the coding sequence TTGAGCTGGATCACAAAAAGAACAATTAGTTTTATCAAAAAATTAACAAATACTAAACCAATAGGAAACAGCATTACAGTTTCCGAAAAACAGGATAGTTTGGCAAAAGAAGTTCCAGTTGCCTTGGTATATAATGGTATCTCCCACACAGTGATGATGTGTTCTCCGCGGGATCTAGACGATTTTGCCATGGGTTTTTCCCTTACGGAGGGCATTATCGATAAGCCAGCCGACATTTATGGCATTGATATTGAAGAGGTTTGTAATGGCATAGAAGCCAGAATTGAGTTGGCAACCCGCTGTTTTGTGGCATTGAAAGACCATCGGCGCACTTTAACCGGCCGTACCGGTTGTGGTATTTGTGGTGCGGAACAAATACAACAAGTCTATAAAAACATAGCAAAATTAGACCGCACTTTAACGGTTAATGCCGCCCAATTAGATTCTTGCTTGCAAAAATTATATGACGCACAAGAACTCGGTAAACAAACCGGCTCAACTCACGCGGCGGGGTTTTTCTCTATAGCAGGCGAGTTATTGGCGATTCGTGAAGATGTAGGACGCCATGTGGCATTAGACAAACTGCTTGGTTGGCATGCCAAAGCAGGAAAGCCTCGGGGGTTCGTATTGGTGACCAGTCGTGCCAGCTATGAAATGGTGCAAAAAACCGTTTCATGTGGCATTGAAATGCTTATTGCTATTTCCGCTGCAACGGACTTAGCCGTGCAAATGGCGGAGCAGTATGATTTAACCCTCGTTGGTTTCGCCAGAGAAGGGCGGGCAACGGTGTATAGCGGCAAAGAACGTTTGGCAATTTGTGATTGA